A window of Paenibacillus polygoni contains these coding sequences:
- the carA gene encoding glutamine-hydrolyzing carbamoyl-phosphate synthase small subunit has translation MQAQARLLLEDGTLFTGRSFGAEGETTGEVVFNTGITGYQEVLSDPSYCGQIVTMTYPLIGNYGITRDDFESIRPYVHGFVTRRHEPVPSNWRAECSVDDLLKEYGIVGISDIDTRMLTRRIRHHGTMKGILTTGSKPVEELLEMMKDTTIEELRNQVPLTSTKHVYSSPGTGERIVVVDYGAKTGILRELNKRGCDVVVVPHDTTADEIRKLNPDGIQLSNGPGDPKDVPHAVEMISELLGEYPIFGICLGHQLFALAAGADTERLKFGHRGGNHPVKDLETGRCYITSQNHGYTVNEESIKGTDLIVTHINNNDKSIEGLKHKEYPAFTVQYHPEAAPGPEDNSYLFDRFIDMIREHKLNHPKKARQAVLAAAVKGAR, from the coding sequence ATGCAGGCACAAGCAAGATTGTTACTAGAAGACGGCACATTGTTCACCGGAAGATCTTTCGGTGCAGAGGGTGAAACAACAGGTGAAGTCGTTTTTAATACAGGTATCACAGGCTACCAAGAGGTGCTGTCTGATCCTTCTTACTGCGGACAAATCGTAACGATGACTTATCCGCTGATCGGAAACTACGGGATCACACGTGATGATTTTGAATCCATTCGTCCTTATGTACATGGCTTTGTTACTCGCCGCCACGAACCGGTACCGAGTAACTGGCGTGCAGAATGCAGTGTTGATGATCTTTTGAAAGAGTATGGAATTGTAGGAATCAGCGATATCGATACACGGATGTTAACACGCCGTATTCGTCATCACGGAACAATGAAAGGAATTTTGACAACAGGTTCGAAGCCGGTTGAAGAACTTCTAGAAATGATGAAAGATACGACGATAGAAGAACTACGCAATCAGGTGCCGCTCACATCAACTAAACACGTATACAGCAGCCCAGGTACAGGAGAGCGAATCGTAGTTGTAGACTATGGGGCGAAAACAGGTATCCTGCGCGAATTGAATAAACGCGGCTGTGACGTAGTGGTCGTACCGCACGATACGACGGCTGATGAAATTCGGAAACTGAATCCAGACGGCATTCAGCTATCCAACGGCCCTGGGGACCCGAAAGACGTTCCTCATGCGGTAGAGATGATCTCCGAATTGCTTGGCGAATATCCAATCTTCGGGATCTGCCTTGGTCACCAGTTGTTTGCGCTGGCAGCCGGTGCGGATACAGAAAGACTAAAATTTGGTCACCGCGGTGGTAACCATCCGGTCAAAGATTTAGAAACAGGCCGCTGCTATATTACATCTCAAAATCATGGATATACCGTAAATGAAGAGTCAATAAAAGGTACGGACCTGATTGTTACACATATTAACAATAATGATAAATCCATTGAAGGATTAAAACATAAAGAATATCCGGCATTTACAGTACAGTACCATCCAGAAGCAGCACCAGGACCGGAAGATAATTCTTACTTGTTCGACCGCTTCATTGATATGATTCGTGAACACAAACTTAACCATCCGAAAAAAGCGCGCCAAGCCGTACTTGCCGCAGCAGTGAAGGGAGCACGTTAA
- the pyrF gene encoding orotidine-5'-phosphate decarboxylase, with translation MTPEYKQMAGRLMVALDYPNADAARELVEKLKGIPCYMKVGMQLFYTAGPEFVRELKEKGYSVFLDVKMHDIPNTVRGGSHSVTRLGVDMFNVHAGGGSAMMRAALEGAKQAAEEENIALPTIIAVTQLTSTDQQTMNDEIGIPGQVQNTVVRYAQLAKEAGLHGVVASPLEAGSTHEACGADFITVTPGIRPRGSAAGDQSRVTTPQEAIAGGTQFIVVGRPITAATDPRAAAEQIIEEMMNA, from the coding sequence ATGACACCTGAATATAAACAAATGGCTGGACGCTTGATGGTTGCTCTGGATTATCCAAACGCAGATGCAGCAAGAGAGTTGGTAGAAAAACTGAAGGGTATTCCTTGCTATATGAAAGTTGGGATGCAGCTGTTTTACACAGCAGGACCTGAATTTGTTAGAGAACTCAAAGAAAAAGGATATTCTGTATTTCTAGACGTGAAAATGCATGATATTCCTAACACCGTTCGCGGAGGTTCCCACAGTGTAACTAGGCTTGGTGTAGATATGTTTAACGTGCATGCCGGAGGCGGATCTGCTATGATGCGTGCCGCACTAGAAGGTGCTAAACAGGCAGCAGAAGAGGAAAATATAGCGCTGCCTACCATTATTGCTGTGACTCAGCTGACGAGCACAGATCAGCAAACGATGAATGATGAGATCGGTATTCCTGGACAAGTTCAGAATACTGTTGTAAGGTATGCACAGCTTGCTAAGGAAGCAGGACTGCACGGTGTAGTGGCATCTCCTCTCGAAGCAGGAAGTACTCACGAAGCGTGCGGGGCAGATTTTATTACGGTAACCCCGGGAATTAGACCGCGCGGCAGTGCAGCAGGCGATCAGTCCCGAGTAACTACACCGCAAGAAGCTATCGCTGGCGGAACTCAGTTTATTGTGGTCGGAAGACCCATTACAGCAGCAACGGATCCAAGAGCAGCAGCAGAACAAATTATTGAGGAGATGATGAACGCATGA
- a CDS encoding efflux RND transporter periplasmic adaptor subunit: protein MFTRWWTANLLHKKHLPRAGKRWTQYVLIGTLSLSLTGCSLLPAEPEEEVLPPITPPTISKKPEYEVRTETIETKVSASGKLMSQREEKAYFTLDGMHVKELYVKPGDKVKAGQQIAVLDVEELNKQIRQKKLQIRKSEVQMKETLRKKEEMDPVEYEEAVITFEEQRQELSDLEEQVGKSTLGAPFSGTVLSVEVEKGAAVKAYDPIATIADTANLVVAATFAKQDLEVIAAGMKAEVDINGAGVHQGTIKVMPVNLGSDSNGGNNGGEGKPPAQDSLDTYVIVEMDKWPKGLNRGTPLTVSVVTKRKEDAVLIPISALRSIGSRTYVQVVEADGSKREVDVEAGQQTSTDVEILKGLTPGQKVVGR from the coding sequence ATGTTTACGAGATGGTGGACGGCAAATTTATTACATAAAAAGCACCTGCCTAGAGCGGGTAAACGATGGACCCAGTATGTTTTGATCGGAACCCTAAGCCTGTCGTTGACCGGTTGCTCCTTACTTCCGGCTGAGCCGGAAGAGGAAGTGCTGCCGCCGATTACACCGCCGACGATTTCCAAGAAACCCGAATATGAAGTGAGAACCGAAACCATTGAGACAAAAGTGTCCGCTTCTGGCAAACTGATGAGTCAGCGAGAGGAAAAGGCGTATTTTACACTTGATGGCATGCATGTGAAGGAACTCTACGTGAAGCCCGGGGATAAGGTGAAGGCGGGACAGCAAATTGCGGTGCTCGATGTGGAAGAGCTGAACAAACAAATTCGTCAAAAGAAATTGCAGATTCGCAAATCCGAAGTGCAAATGAAAGAGACCCTTCGTAAAAAAGAGGAAATGGACCCTGTGGAGTACGAAGAAGCGGTCATTACTTTTGAAGAACAAAGACAGGAACTTTCGGACCTTGAGGAACAAGTCGGTAAGTCTACACTTGGGGCACCTTTTAGCGGCACGGTACTTAGCGTTGAAGTTGAAAAAGGAGCAGCGGTAAAAGCGTATGACCCGATTGCTACGATTGCGGATACAGCTAATCTGGTTGTTGCCGCCACTTTTGCGAAGCAGGATCTTGAAGTGATTGCTGCAGGTATGAAGGCAGAGGTGGATATTAACGGAGCTGGTGTACATCAGGGTACGATTAAAGTGATGCCGGTGAATCTGGGATCAGATTCGAATGGAGGAAATAATGGAGGAGAGGGTAAACCTCCTGCACAAGACTCGCTAGATACATACGTTATTGTTGAGATGGATAAATGGCCTAAGGGACTAAACAGAGGTACTCCGCTTACGGTAAGTGTCGTAACGAAGCGCAAAGAGGATGCCGTACTGATTCCCATCTCAGCTCTTCGCTCTATTGGTTCAAGAACGTATGTCCAAGTGGTAGAAGCGGATGGGAGTAAACGAGAAGTGGATGTAGAAGCAGGACAGCAGACATCCACCGATGTGGAGATTCTCAAAGGGCTTACACCAGGGCAGAAGGTGGTTGGAAGGTAA
- a CDS encoding ABC transporter ATP-binding protein, which translates to MLQEVEHEALQEADQEVIPKGPVLQVQEVHRSFETGGRAIHVLKGINMEVQPQQLVMLKGRSGSGKTTLLNMLGGLDQPTSGEIYFDGRAFHEAGDAARTRMRRQEIGFIFQAYALMPLLSAWENVELSLRMAGVPKGEWNQRVAYCLDMVGLTKRAKHRPFELSGGEQQRVAIAKAIAHRPKLLLADEPTAELDSKMGAQIMAVFQKIIATEEVSICMTTHDPTILEVADHVYEMVDGKFIT; encoded by the coding sequence ATATTACAAGAAGTAGAACATGAGGCATTACAAGAAGCAGATCAAGAAGTAATTCCTAAAGGTCCTGTGCTGCAGGTTCAAGAGGTACACCGTAGTTTCGAAACTGGTGGAAGAGCGATACATGTGCTTAAAGGAATTAATATGGAAGTGCAGCCGCAGCAACTCGTTATGCTGAAAGGTCGTTCAGGTTCAGGAAAGACAACCCTTCTTAATATGCTTGGAGGACTGGACCAGCCGACAAGCGGGGAGATCTATTTTGACGGAAGAGCTTTTCATGAAGCAGGAGATGCTGCTCGCACCCGGATGAGAAGACAGGAGATTGGTTTTATCTTTCAGGCGTATGCCCTCATGCCCCTGTTGTCAGCTTGGGAGAATGTAGAACTGTCACTTCGTATGGCAGGTGTTCCTAAGGGGGAATGGAACCAGCGTGTCGCTTACTGTCTTGATATGGTGGGTCTTACAAAACGAGCGAAACACAGGCCGTTTGAATTATCAGGCGGGGAACAGCAGCGTGTTGCCATTGCCAAAGCAATTGCACATCGGCCTAAACTGCTGCTGGCTGATGAACCAACTGCTGAGCTGGATTCCAAAATGGGAGCCCAGATTATGGCCGTGTTCCAGAAAATTATTGCCACAGAAGAAGTTAGTATTTGTATGACGACACATGATCCTACGATTTTGGAGGTTGCAGACCATGTTTACGAGATGGTGGACGGCAAATTTATTACATAA
- the carB gene encoding carbamoyl-phosphate synthase large subunit, translated as MPKNTDLKKILVIGSGPIVIGQAAEFDYAGTQACQALKEEGVEVVLINSNPATIMTDTNMADKVYIEPITLDFVTQIIRQERPDGLLPTLGGQTGLNMAVELARAGVLESENVKLLGTQLTSIEKAEDRDLFRELMRELEQPVPESVIVTTLNEALDFANEIGYPIIVRPAYTLGGTGGGICATEEELREIVASGLRYSPIGQCLVEKSIAGMKEVEYEVMRDANDNCIVVCNMENFDPVGVHTGDSIVVAPSQTLSDREYQMLRTASLKIIRALNIEGGCNVQFALDPQSFQYYVIEVNPRVSRSSALASKATGYPIAKMAAKIAMGYTLDEIINPVTGQTYAFFEPTLDYIVSKIPRWPFDKFVSANRKLGTQMKATGEVMAIGRTFEESIHKAVRSLEIGAHRIHLKDAGQLEDEVLRARLIKPDDERMFLVAEAFRRGYSLQEIQDLTKIDWWFLDKIEGIIKFEDQIRSEKELSKEMLYQAKRMGFTDRSIAEIRAEGQPGEAFTTEKEVREMRERMQLRPVYKMVDTCAAEFEASTPYYYSSYETENEVIPSAKEKIVVLGSGPIRIGQGIEFDYSTVHAVWAIQNAGYEAVIINNNPETVSTDFNTSDRLYFEPLFFEDVMNVIEQEKPIGVIVQFGGQTAINLAAPLAAAGVKILGTDLASIDEAEDRKKFEALLSRLDIAQPLGKTVTTVDDAVVTAQSIGYPVLVRPSYVLGGRAMEIVYSDSELLSYMEQAVKINPDHPVLIDRYMLGKEVEVDAICDGETVLIPGIMEHVERAGVHSGDSIAVYPPQHLEPHLKEKVVSITINIAKELKTIGLVNIQFVIYKDDVYVIEVNPRSSRTVPFLSKVTGIPMANLATQAILGKKLADQGYVDGLWPESEHVSVKVPVFSFAKLRRVEPTLGPEMKSTGEVMGRDVQYAKALYKGLIGAGMKIPSSGAIIATVADKDKDEAVSLLGGFFKLGYKIIATGGTAAALEEAGIPVQTVNKLSEGTPNILDMIRTGEANFVFNTLTKGKTPQRDGFRIRREAVENGVVCMTSLDTVRALLQMLETINFSSESMPTFSR; from the coding sequence ATGCCGAAAAATACAGACCTCAAAAAAATCCTTGTTATTGGCTCCGGTCCGATCGTAATCGGTCAGGCAGCAGAGTTTGATTATGCAGGAACGCAAGCATGTCAAGCGCTTAAAGAAGAAGGCGTGGAAGTTGTTCTCATTAACAGTAACCCTGCAACGATCATGACAGACACCAATATGGCAGATAAAGTATATATCGAGCCGATTACGCTTGATTTTGTAACGCAAATCATTCGTCAAGAGCGTCCCGATGGACTTCTTCCAACGCTTGGCGGTCAAACGGGTCTTAACATGGCGGTTGAATTGGCGCGCGCTGGAGTGCTGGAGAGCGAAAATGTAAAACTTCTGGGTACACAGCTGACTTCTATTGAAAAAGCAGAAGATCGTGACTTGTTCCGTGAATTGATGCGTGAACTAGAACAACCAGTACCTGAAAGTGTCATCGTAACAACGCTTAATGAAGCTCTCGATTTTGCAAATGAGATTGGTTATCCAATTATTGTTCGTCCTGCATATACGCTTGGTGGAACAGGCGGCGGAATCTGTGCAACAGAAGAAGAACTTCGTGAGATCGTTGCTTCTGGACTTCGCTACAGCCCAATCGGACAATGTTTGGTCGAGAAAAGTATCGCGGGTATGAAAGAAGTAGAATATGAAGTTATGCGTGATGCGAATGACAACTGTATCGTTGTATGTAATATGGAGAACTTTGACCCAGTTGGTGTACATACGGGAGACAGTATCGTTGTGGCACCGAGCCAAACACTCTCGGATCGTGAGTATCAGATGCTGCGTACGGCATCACTCAAAATCATCCGCGCGCTCAATATCGAAGGCGGTTGTAACGTTCAGTTTGCCCTAGACCCACAAAGCTTTCAGTACTATGTTATTGAAGTAAATCCACGTGTAAGCCGCTCTTCCGCTCTGGCATCTAAAGCTACGGGTTATCCAATTGCGAAGATGGCAGCTAAAATTGCAATGGGCTACACACTGGATGAAATTATTAACCCTGTAACGGGTCAAACGTATGCATTCTTCGAGCCGACGCTGGATTATATCGTAAGCAAGATTCCACGCTGGCCATTTGATAAATTTGTATCTGCGAACCGTAAACTGGGAACACAGATGAAAGCAACGGGCGAAGTAATGGCCATTGGCCGTACTTTTGAAGAATCGATTCACAAAGCAGTTCGTTCGCTTGAAATCGGAGCACACCGTATTCATTTGAAAGATGCAGGTCAGCTTGAAGACGAAGTGCTGAGAGCACGTCTGATCAAGCCGGACGATGAGCGTATGTTCCTTGTAGCGGAAGCATTCCGCCGCGGTTACTCTTTACAAGAGATTCAGGATCTTACCAAGATTGACTGGTGGTTCCTTGACAAAATCGAAGGAATTATCAAATTTGAAGATCAAATTCGTTCCGAAAAAGAGCTAAGCAAAGAAATGCTCTATCAAGCAAAACGAATGGGCTTCACAGATCGTTCCATTGCCGAGATTCGCGCCGAAGGACAGCCGGGCGAGGCATTCACTACAGAGAAGGAAGTTCGCGAGATGCGTGAAAGAATGCAGCTGCGCCCTGTATACAAAATGGTAGATACATGTGCTGCTGAATTTGAAGCTTCTACACCGTACTACTACTCTAGTTACGAAACAGAGAATGAAGTCATTCCATCTGCAAAAGAGAAAATCGTGGTACTTGGTTCCGGTCCAATCCGAATCGGTCAAGGAATTGAGTTCGACTACTCTACCGTACATGCCGTATGGGCGATTCAGAATGCTGGATATGAAGCGGTTATTATTAACAATAACCCAGAGACAGTATCCACGGACTTCAATACATCTGATCGTCTCTACTTTGAGCCTTTGTTCTTCGAAGATGTAATGAATGTAATTGAACAAGAAAAACCAATCGGTGTTATTGTACAGTTCGGTGGCCAAACCGCAATTAACCTGGCTGCACCGCTTGCAGCGGCAGGCGTCAAAATCCTGGGTACAGATCTTGCTAGCATTGATGAAGCAGAAGATCGTAAGAAATTCGAAGCGCTTCTATCTAGACTTGATATTGCACAGCCACTCGGTAAAACAGTTACAACAGTAGATGACGCTGTAGTCACTGCACAAAGTATTGGCTACCCTGTACTGGTTCGTCCTTCTTATGTCCTTGGGGGACGTGCAATGGAAATCGTCTACTCTGACAGTGAACTGCTGAGCTATATGGAACAAGCAGTGAAAATCAATCCTGATCACCCAGTATTGATTGACCGCTATATGCTTGGCAAAGAGGTCGAAGTTGATGCAATCTGTGATGGAGAAACAGTTCTCATTCCAGGGATCATGGAGCATGTAGAACGCGCAGGGGTTCACTCCGGTGACTCAATAGCGGTATACCCTCCGCAGCATCTGGAACCGCATTTGAAAGAAAAAGTGGTGAGCATCACGATCAATATTGCAAAAGAACTGAAAACCATTGGACTGGTAAATATCCAGTTCGTCATCTACAAAGATGATGTATACGTGATTGAAGTGAATCCTAGATCTTCTAGAACGGTACCGTTCCTGAGCAAAGTAACAGGCATTCCAATGGCTAACCTAGCTACACAAGCCATCCTTGGTAAAAAGCTAGCGGATCAAGGTTATGTAGATGGTCTGTGGCCGGAAAGCGAGCATGTATCGGTAAAAGTACCGGTGTTCTCTTTTGCGAAACTCCGCCGAGTGGAACCTACGCTTGGACCTGAGATGAAATCAACGGGTGAAGTAATGGGCCGTGATGTTCAGTATGCAAAAGCACTTTATAAAGGTTTGATCGGTGCAGGAATGAAGATTCCTTCTTCCGGTGCAATTATTGCAACCGTAGCTGACAAGGATAAAGACGAAGCAGTTTCACTGCTGGGCGGATTCTTTAAGCTAGGTTACAAAATTATCGCTACAGGCGGTACGGCTGCAGCCCTTGAAGAAGCAGGTATCCCTGTCCAAACCGTGAATAAGCTTAGCGAAGGTACGCCGAACATTCTTGATATGATCCGTACGGGCGAAGCAAACTTTGTCTTTAATACACTGACTAAGGGTAAAACGCCGCAGCGTGATGGATTCCGGATCCGCCGTGAAGCGGTAGAGAACGGTGTGGTATGTATGACTTCCTTGGATACTGTTCGTGCACTCCTGCAAATGCTGGAGACGATTAACTTCTCCTCGGAATCCATGCCGACTTTTAGCCGCTAA
- the pyrE gene encoding orotate phosphoribosyltransferase, whose product MTTTTIAEKIASALLSIKAVALRPNDPFTWTSGIKSPIYCDNRLTMSYPEIRDLIAESFAALIREQYPETEVIAGTATAGIPHAAFVAQKLGLPMIYIRDKAKGHGKENQIEGLVKEGQKVIVIEDLISTGGSSIKAAQAVQQSGAEVLAVLAIFSYQLDRAVNGFEEAGIALQTLSNYSALIDVALREGAIAEGDIALLHSWRENPAAFGV is encoded by the coding sequence ATGACAACGACAACAATCGCAGAAAAAATAGCATCCGCTCTACTAAGTATTAAGGCTGTAGCTTTACGCCCAAATGATCCATTTACTTGGACTTCCGGTATTAAGTCTCCCATCTATTGCGACAATCGCCTGACCATGTCTTATCCAGAAATCCGTGATCTCATTGCTGAATCCTTCGCCGCTCTCATCCGTGAGCAGTATCCGGAGACAGAAGTGATTGCGGGTACCGCAACCGCAGGTATTCCTCATGCAGCTTTTGTTGCTCAGAAATTGGGTCTGCCTATGATCTATATTCGCGATAAAGCGAAAGGACATGGCAAAGAGAATCAAATCGAAGGGCTTGTAAAAGAAGGTCAAAAAGTGATTGTTATTGAGGATCTCATCTCAACAGGTGGAAGTTCCATCAAAGCTGCGCAAGCAGTTCAGCAATCCGGCGCTGAGGTTCTGGCTGTACTTGCCATCTTCAGTTACCAGCTAGACCGGGCAGTGAATGGCTTTGAGGAAGCAGGAATTGCGCTTCAAACCTTGTCTAACTATTCTGCTCTCATTGATGTAGCTCTTCGTGAAGGAGCCATTGCAGAAGGAGATATCGCTCTTCTCCATTCTTGGAGAGAGAACCCTGCGGCGTTTGGTGTATAG